AACCAGGCGCTCGTAGCGATGACTAGGCAAAGTGCTAGTCCTGGTAGGCGTAATTTTAAAGTAGACACGGTTGCCTCCTCTTCATGTTTTTGTTTTAATTATAGTGTTTACGATGATAAATGTACAGAAGAGCAAATGGATCTTCTGAATTTCTTTTATAGGACAGTTGAAAGAGAGGTTATGATGAAGAGACCACTTGAGTTTTCTCATGATTTTTTAGCAGAGGTATTAGATAGTGAGAGTGTTGCTGTGGATGCGACTATGGGAAAGGGTAATGATACCTTGTTTTTAGCCAAACGTAGTCGTAAAGTTTACGCTTTTGATGTGCAAGAAGAGGCTTTAACAAAAACAAGACAACGACTAGAAGCCGAAGACATTAACAATGTAGACTTGATTTTAGATGGACATGAGAATCTTGACCACTATGTGAGAGAACCACTTAGAGCAGCAATCTTTAACTTGGGCTATCTTCCTAGTGCTGATAAGAGTATCATCACCCAACCCCATACAACCATACAAGCCATTGAAAAAGTACTCGACCGATTAGAAGTGGGTGGTCGTCTGGCTATTATGATCTATTACGGTCATGAAGGGGGAGAAATGGAAAAGGACTCCGTCTTAAACTTTGTTAGCCAGCTAGATCAAAAAGCCTACACAGTCATGCTTTATCAGGCACTTAATCAAATCAATACGCCGCCGTTTTTAGTTATGGTGGAAAAACTCACTTCTTTCTAGTCTTCTGATGAGAATTTTGTTACAATGGCAAAATGAAAAGGAGTAGTTATGTCTCATCAATCCGTTATTGAACGTTTATCAGAATTGCGCCAAAAATATATTGAACAACCGTCACAAAATGATAGTCATTTTGTTGATTCGCCCAAAATGACTAAAATGAAGAAGAAATTGATGGCGCTTGAAAAAGAACGCTGTCAGTTAAAGTTGACGCAAAAAGATTATCAGGCTATTGATCAGAAAATTGCTGACTTAAAAGAAGCTTTTGCAGAAGACAATAAGGGAGGTTGATCAATATGGATATGTCCATCCTGGTGATTATCTTCCTTTTTTCATTAATCATATCTAATGTCATTAATAGGGTTTTCCCGAAAATCCCCCTGCCCTTGGTCCAGCTCTTGCTGGGGATTACTTACGGGATTTTCCAAGGTGGAAAAGGGATAGATCTCAATCCGGAACTATTTATAGCCTTCGTCATTGCCCCGCTCAACTTTCGTGAAGGTGAAGAAGCAGATGTTGGGAGTTTTTTGAGGTATCGGTCATTGATTCTCTTTCTTATCTTACCTGTGGTTTTTGTGACCGCTCTAGGGATTGGTGCAGTTGCTAGTTATTTGTTGCCGATTGAGTTACCTATGGCGGCTTACTTTGCACTCGGAGCAGCATTAGGGCCAACCGATGCCGTCGCCTTCATTTCGATTGCCAAGCGATTTGCCTTTCCTAAGCGCGTGGAAAATGTCCTCAAACTAGAAGGACTTCTCAATGATGCTAGCGGTTTGGTTGCCTTCCAATTTGCCGTAACAGCACTTCTGACAGGTTACTTCTCTATCGGACAGGCTAGCGTGAAGCTGCTCTTATCCATTATAGGTGGCTTTGGGGTTGGCTTCTTATTTGCCTTTTTGAACCGTGTCTTTCTATCGGTTTTGGAGAAATTCGACGCAGCTGATGTCACAGGTGCTTTGTTGTTGGAGCTAGCGCTCCCGATGGTCTCCTACTTTGTTGCGGATACCTTAGGGGTATCAGCCATTATTGCTGTTGTGATAGCAGGTGTCATGCAGGCAGGGAGACTCAGAAAAGTGACTCTCTTTGATGCTCAGGTTTACCGGGTGACCAATGTTATTTGGAAGACCATTAACTTTATGCTAAATGGTGTGGTCTTTCTAATTTTTGGTTCGGAATTGACCAGTATTCTCGTCCCAGTTTTAACAAGTCCTGATTATGGTAACGGCTATTTGTTGTCATTACTATTGGTTTTGACAGGACTTCTATTCCTACTGCGTTTTAGCATGATCGGACTTTATTATGCTTGGCTAAAATGGTCTAAGAGGAAGACACTGCGCAAGTCTTGGAAAGAAATCTGTCTGTTGACCTTTTCAGGCGTTAAAGGAACGGTTTCTATAGCGACTATTCTCTTGTTACCTCGAATGGAGAATTTGCAATATAGCCTTCTCTTATTTATGGT
The sequence above is drawn from the Streptococcus pluranimalium genome and encodes:
- a CDS encoding tRNA (mnm(5)s(2)U34)-methyltransferase, with amino-acid sequence MMKRPLEFSHDFLAEVLDSESVAVDATMGKGNDTLFLAKRSRKVYAFDVQEEALTKTRQRLEAEDINNVDLILDGHENLDHYVREPLRAAIFNLGYLPSADKSIITQPHTTIQAIEKVLDRLEVGGRLAIMIYYGHEGGEMEKDSVLNFVSQLDQKAYTVMLYQALNQINTPPFLVMVEKLTSF
- a CDS encoding cation:proton antiporter, which translates into the protein MDMSILVIIFLFSLIISNVINRVFPKIPLPLVQLLLGITYGIFQGGKGIDLNPELFIAFVIAPLNFREGEEADVGSFLRYRSLILFLILPVVFVTALGIGAVASYLLPIELPMAAYFALGAALGPTDAVAFISIAKRFAFPKRVENVLKLEGLLNDASGLVAFQFAVTALLTGYFSIGQASVKLLLSIIGGFGVGFLFAFLNRVFLSVLEKFDAADVTGALLLELALPMVSYFVADTLGVSAIIAVVIAGVMQAGRLRKVTLFDAQVYRVTNVIWKTINFMLNGVVFLIFGSELTSILVPVLTSPDYGNGYLLSLLLVLTGLLFLLRFSMIGLYYAWLKWSKRKTLRKSWKEICLLTFSGVKGTVSIATILLLPRMENLQYSLLLFMVAGVTLLSFLTGLLILPFLAPAIDKPVDNFMRISILTKVLTILEQDSKDNPDNASLYAVIDNYNARIQGLILEQEPASVKRDLASLQLFMIDIESQGLEYAYNQEDIDLKEYRIYQGYLKILEKQVNRSFVSSFTYGIRIFMRVVRASLHEIVTFGARFRALKKVPKQHRRLTEQNRDRITNLYLKNTELILEALEDLEGYYNHPLVDYLQNARLRDAELIKSGLFVERVIMHWIPNSNDDILRGYYLERKTIAEFEADGLISNQYAQELRSNVNELENYSLNDTTTSLSYEFLNFASQK